Proteins encoded by one window of Heliomicrobium undosum:
- a CDS encoding adenosylcobinamide amidohydrolase, with protein sequence MIPVTPAPGSWRALLPGLRGRLEKECILIAADTSWRCVSSGILGGGINEKRFFVNRQVHKDYDDRQPQREMIAFLTGAFPDCPIDQTTALMTAAWVSQAAWMQNRCGDIGLSVVVTAGVSNACAAGVTPCWEGTPGTGTINIMAFLDHHLTDGALINAVQTITEAKSRVLRELRICCAQTGDWATGTGTDAVVVAARPGGEPLEYAGPTTRLGALLAVTAGAAVRQAVQAYLSATGRREPKAKEAKQTKERT encoded by the coding sequence ATGATACCGGTGACGCCGGCGCCGGGAAGCTGGCGTGCCCTCCTCCCTGGACTGCGCGGTCGCCTCGAAAAAGAGTGCATCCTCATCGCCGCCGATACATCCTGGCGCTGTGTCAGTTCAGGCATCCTCGGCGGGGGGATCAACGAAAAACGGTTTTTTGTCAACCGGCAGGTGCACAAAGATTATGATGACCGCCAGCCGCAACGCGAGATGATCGCTTTTCTCACGGGCGCTTTCCCCGATTGCCCCATCGACCAAACGACTGCGTTGATGACAGCCGCCTGGGTCTCCCAGGCGGCTTGGATGCAGAACCGCTGCGGCGACATCGGCCTCTCCGTGGTGGTGACAGCCGGTGTGAGCAACGCCTGCGCCGCCGGTGTCACCCCCTGCTGGGAAGGGACGCCAGGAACCGGGACGATCAACATCATGGCTTTTCTGGATCATCACCTCACAGACGGGGCGCTGATCAACGCCGTGCAGACCATCACAGAAGCCAAAAGCCGGGTACTACGGGAATTGCGTATCTGTTGCGCCCAGACAGGCGACTGGGCGACCGGGACAGGGACCGACGCTGTGGTGGTGGCCGCCCGGCCTGGCGGTGAGCCGCTGGAGTATGCCGGGCCGACGACACGGCTTGGCGCCTTGCTAGCCGTCACCGCCGGCGCAGCCGTGCGGCAGGCTGTTCAAGCCTACTTGAGCGCAACAGGCCGCCGCGAGCCGAAAGCGAAGGAAGCGAAGCAAACGAAGGAAAGGACATAA